A window of Cryptomeria japonica chromosome 3, Sugi_1.0, whole genome shotgun sequence contains these coding sequences:
- the LOC131054793 gene encoding uncharacterized protein LOC131054793 isoform X5: protein MEASGTGDRYVDRAAAPWSCGRQESLLLLPKWRWARETEERTREIIEGCKTELHYSAPRGQLTRALYRKKKCIPDLEQIPG from the exons ATGGAGGCCAGTGGAACGGGAGATCGATATGTGGACAGAGCTGCTGCGCCATGGTCCTGTGGAAGGCAAGAAAGTCTTCTACTGCTTCCAAAATGGCGCTGGGCGAGAGAAACGGAAGAAAGAACCAGAGAGAT TATTGAAGGGTGCAAAACTGAACTTCATTATTCCGCTCCAAGAGGTCAACTGACAAGAGCTCTGTACAG GAAGAAGAAGTGTATCCCGGATCTGGAGCAG ATTCCAGGCTAA
- the LOC131054793 gene encoding uncharacterized protein LOC131054793 isoform X3 — MEASGTGDRYVDRAAAPWSCGRQESLLLLPKWRWARETEERTREIIEGCKTELHYSAPRGQLTRALYRKKKCIPDLEQVNQPGTYSRLMRSAIVVESASCRWKPIEAQKRRSVSIFASGTRNLSFQQINRISAELKPPGVVEVYSGACRNYFLCSPARLFSLFV, encoded by the exons ATGGAGGCCAGTGGAACGGGAGATCGATATGTGGACAGAGCTGCTGCGCCATGGTCCTGTGGAAGGCAAGAAAGTCTTCTACTGCTTCCAAAATGGCGCTGGGCGAGAGAAACGGAAGAAAGAACCAGAGAGAT TATTGAAGGGTGCAAAACTGAACTTCATTATTCCGCTCCAAGAGGTCAACTGACAAGAGCTCTGTACAG GAAGAAGAAGTGTATCCCGGATCTGGAGCAGGTAAACCAACCGGGTACAT ATTCCAGGCTAATGAGATCTGCTATTGTCGTGGAGAGCGCAAGCTGTAGATGGAAGCCAATTGAAGCTCAAAAGAGGAGATCCGTGTCCATTTTCGCTAGTGGAACGAGAAATCTGTCTTTTCAGCAAATAAACCGCATTTCTGCAGAGCTGAAGCCTCCTGGTGTTGTGGAAGTTTATAGTGGAGCTTGCAGGAATTATTTCCTTTGCAGTCCTGCAAGACTGTTTTCTCTTTTTGTGTAG
- the LOC131054793 gene encoding uncharacterized protein LOC131054793 isoform X1: protein MEASGTGDRYVDRAAAPWSCGRQESLLLLPKWRWARETEERTREILSIEGCKTELHYSAPRGQLTRALYRKKKCIPDLEQVNQPGTYSRLMRSAIVVESASCRWKPIEAQKRRSVSIFASGTRNLSFQQINRISAELKPPGVVEVYSGACRNYFLCSPARLFSLFV, encoded by the exons ATGGAGGCCAGTGGAACGGGAGATCGATATGTGGACAGAGCTGCTGCGCCATGGTCCTGTGGAAGGCAAGAAAGTCTTCTACTGCTTCCAAAATGGCGCTGGGCGAGAGAAACGGAAGAAAGAACCAGAGAGAT CCTCAGTATTGAAGGGTGCAAAACTGAACTTCATTATTCCGCTCCAAGAGGTCAACTGACAAGAGCTCTGTACAG GAAGAAGAAGTGTATCCCGGATCTGGAGCAGGTAAACCAACCGGGTACAT ATTCCAGGCTAATGAGATCTGCTATTGTCGTGGAGAGCGCAAGCTGTAGATGGAAGCCAATTGAAGCTCAAAAGAGGAGATCCGTGTCCATTTTCGCTAGTGGAACGAGAAATCTGTCTTTTCAGCAAATAAACCGCATTTCTGCAGAGCTGAAGCCTCCTGGTGTTGTGGAAGTTTATAGTGGAGCTTGCAGGAATTATTTCCTTTGCAGTCCTGCAAGACTGTTTTCTCTTTTTGTGTAG
- the LOC131054793 gene encoding uncharacterized protein LOC131054793 isoform X2 gives MEASGTGDRYVDRAAAPWSCGRQESLLLLPKWRWARETEERTREILSIEGCKTELHYSAPRGQLTRALYRKKKCIPDLEQVNQPDSRLMRSAIVVESASCRWKPIEAQKRRSVSIFASGTRNLSFQQINRISAELKPPGVVEVYSGACRNYFLCSPARLFSLFV, from the exons ATGGAGGCCAGTGGAACGGGAGATCGATATGTGGACAGAGCTGCTGCGCCATGGTCCTGTGGAAGGCAAGAAAGTCTTCTACTGCTTCCAAAATGGCGCTGGGCGAGAGAAACGGAAGAAAGAACCAGAGAGAT CCTCAGTATTGAAGGGTGCAAAACTGAACTTCATTATTCCGCTCCAAGAGGTCAACTGACAAGAGCTCTGTACAG GAAGAAGAAGTGTATCCCGGATCTGGAGCAGGTAAACCAACCGG ATTCCAGGCTAATGAGATCTGCTATTGTCGTGGAGAGCGCAAGCTGTAGATGGAAGCCAATTGAAGCTCAAAAGAGGAGATCCGTGTCCATTTTCGCTAGTGGAACGAGAAATCTGTCTTTTCAGCAAATAAACCGCATTTCTGCAGAGCTGAAGCCTCCTGGTGTTGTGGAAGTTTATAGTGGAGCTTGCAGGAATTATTTCCTTTGCAGTCCTGCAAGACTGTTTTCTCTTTTTGTGTAG
- the LOC131054793 gene encoding uncharacterized protein LOC131054793 isoform X4: MEASGTGDRYVDRAAAPWSCGRQESLLLLPKWRWARETEERTREILSIEGCKTELHYSAPRGQLTRALYRKKKCIPDLEQIPG; this comes from the exons ATGGAGGCCAGTGGAACGGGAGATCGATATGTGGACAGAGCTGCTGCGCCATGGTCCTGTGGAAGGCAAGAAAGTCTTCTACTGCTTCCAAAATGGCGCTGGGCGAGAGAAACGGAAGAAAGAACCAGAGAGAT CCTCAGTATTGAAGGGTGCAAAACTGAACTTCATTATTCCGCTCCAAGAGGTCAACTGACAAGAGCTCTGTACAG GAAGAAGAAGTGTATCCCGGATCTGGAGCAG ATTCCAGGCTAA